A region from the uncultured Desulfovibrio sp. genome encodes:
- a CDS encoding glycine cleavage system protein R, with protein sequence MQKFTASFLGRDCPGVVANVSRILEDSGCNIEEVTQTILSGEFAAIFVVAAPEKNAETLRSKLSAGLESAKVDLSVLVRPAIKGQWGTDLHCEPFVVTADGPDKPGLIAAMSRVFAQHGVNIESLKAILGEGGNNHALFVFEVMVPDSVDMGRLRRELDCEGQKRDLRVSAQHRDIFEAVHRVNSF encoded by the coding sequence ATGCAAAAATTTACAGCCTCCTTTCTGGGGCGCGACTGCCCCGGCGTGGTGGCCAACGTCAGCCGCATTCTCGAAGACAGCGGCTGCAACATCGAAGAAGTGACCCAGACCATCCTTTCCGGCGAATTTGCGGCTATCTTTGTTGTTGCTGCGCCGGAAAAAAACGCGGAAACCCTGCGCTCCAAGCTGAGCGCCGGGCTGGAATCCGCCAAGGTTGATCTCTCCGTCCTCGTGCGGCCCGCAATCAAGGGGCAGTGGGGCACAGACCTGCACTGCGAACCCTTTGTGGTCACTGCCGACGGGCCGGACAAGCCCGGTCTTATCGCCGCCATGAGCCGCGTGTTTGCCCAGCACGGTGTGAACATTGAAAGCCTCAAGGCCATTCTGGGCGAGGGCGGCAACAACCATGCGCTTTTTGTGTTTGAGGTCATGGTGCCTGACAGCGTTGACATGGGCCGCCTGCGCCGTGAGCTTGACTGCGAAGGGCAGAAGCGCGATCTGCGCGTCAGCGCCCAGCACAGAGATATTTTTGAGGCCGTGCATCGGGTGAATTCTTTTTAG
- a CDS encoding DNA-3-methyladenine glycosylase, which yields MPQYFLYGQKEIDFLSRKDKRLASAIERIGPIQREVRPDLFDALMHSIVGQQIATKAQQTVWARLVLALGEVTPETIDGAETAELQGVGLSFRKVGYMKAAARKVLLGELDVEALRLMDDASLCTTLCAMDGVGVWTAEMLMLFSLQRPDVLSFGDLAILRGLRMLHRHREVSRDRFEVYRRRYSPYGSAASLYLWAIAGGALPDLSDPAGSRR from the coding sequence ATGCCCCAGTATTTTCTATACGGTCAAAAAGAAATCGACTTCCTCTCCCGCAAAGACAAACGTTTGGCCTCTGCCATAGAACGCATAGGCCCCATACAGCGGGAGGTGCGGCCAGACCTGTTTGACGCGCTCATGCATTCCATAGTCGGGCAGCAGATTGCCACCAAGGCGCAGCAGACCGTGTGGGCGCGGCTTGTGCTTGCCCTTGGCGAAGTGACGCCTGAAACCATTGACGGCGCAGAGACTGCCGAGTTGCAGGGAGTGGGGCTTTCCTTCCGCAAGGTTGGCTATATGAAGGCCGCCGCGCGCAAGGTGCTGCTGGGAGAACTGGACGTGGAGGCCCTGCGGCTCATGGACGATGCCAGCCTTTGCACCACCCTTTGCGCGATGGACGGGGTTGGCGTGTGGACTGCGGAAATGCTCATGCTGTTTTCACTCCAGCGACCTGATGTGCTCAGTTTTGGCGACCTTGCCATCCTGCGGGGCCTGCGCATGCTGCATAGGCACCGGGAAGTCAGCCGCGACCGCTTTGAAGTCTATCGTCGGCGCTACAGTCCTTATGGTTCGGCTGCAAGCCTGTATCTGTGGGCCATAGCGGGTGGGGCTTTGCCTGACCTATCCGATCCGGCTGGTTCCAGACGCTGA
- a CDS encoding PFL family protein — protein MLSEREVISTLNMLRNEHLDVRTVTLGVSLFDCVSHDLDLFTANVKAKLHRYASQLVSVCNEVGDKYGIPVVNKRISVSPIAVVGAPFGPDGMVRVCKALDEAAKEAGVDFLGGFSALVEKGFAKGDRALIEALPQALAETDRICSSINVASSRSGINMDAVALMGQQILKVAEATAERGGIGCAKLVVFANIPQDVPFMAGAYLGVGEPDVVINVGVSGPGVVKKALDRAREAGHNGKGGRLTLLDMAEVIKRTAYKVTRVGEMIGTEVATRLGLPFGVADLSLAPTPAVGDSVGEIFQSMGLSSIGAPGTTAVLAMLNDAVKKGGAFASSSVGGLSGAFIPVSEDSSIEAAATSGLLSLEKLEAMTSVCSVGLDMIAIPGATPASTISGIIADEMAIGVINTKTTAVRLIPVPGKGVGEEVSFGGLLGKAAIIPVPKGDATDFIGLGGRIPAPIHSLKN, from the coding sequence ATGCTTTCAGAACGCGAAGTTATAAGCACTCTGAACATGCTCCGCAACGAGCATCTTGACGTGCGCACAGTCACCCTTGGCGTGAGCCTGTTTGACTGCGTCAGTCATGACCTTGATCTTTTTACCGCCAACGTTAAGGCCAAGTTGCACCGCTACGCCTCGCAGCTCGTGAGCGTGTGCAACGAAGTGGGCGACAAATACGGCATCCCCGTGGTGAACAAACGCATCAGCGTGAGCCCCATTGCCGTGGTGGGCGCGCCTTTTGGCCCCGATGGCATGGTGCGCGTGTGCAAGGCCCTCGACGAGGCCGCCAAGGAAGCGGGCGTTGATTTTTTGGGCGGTTTTTCTGCCTTGGTGGAAAAGGGTTTTGCCAAGGGCGACCGCGCCCTGATTGAAGCGCTGCCCCAGGCCCTGGCCGAAACCGACCGCATCTGCTCATCCATCAACGTGGCTTCGTCACGTAGCGGTATCAATATGGATGCTGTGGCCCTTATGGGTCAGCAGATCCTCAAGGTGGCCGAAGCCACCGCCGAGCGCGGCGGCATTGGCTGCGCCAAGCTGGTGGTTTTTGCCAACATTCCGCAGGATGTTCCTTTCATGGCTGGCGCTTACCTTGGCGTGGGCGAGCCTGACGTTGTCATCAACGTGGGTGTTTCCGGCCCCGGCGTGGTCAAAAAGGCTCTGGATCGCGCCCGTGAAGCCGGGCACAACGGCAAGGGCGGCCGCCTTACCCTGCTGGATATGGCCGAAGTCATCAAGCGCACGGCCTACAAGGTGACGCGCGTGGGCGAAATGATCGGTACCGAAGTAGCTACCCGTCTGGGCCTGCCCTTTGGTGTGGCCGACCTTTCGCTGGCTCCCACCCCTGCGGTGGGCGACTCTGTGGGCGAAATTTTCCAGAGCATGGGCCTTTCGAGCATTGGCGCGCCCGGCACTACTGCCGTGCTGGCCATGCTCAACGACGCGGTGAAAAAGGGCGGCGCATTCGCTTCTTCGTCCGTGGGCGGCCTGTCCGGCGCGTTTATCCCCGTGTCGGAAGATTCCAGCATCGAGGCTGCGGCCACCTCCGGCCTGCTCAGCCTTGAAAAGCTGGAAGCCATGACCAGCGTGTGCTCTGTGGGTCTGGACATGATCGCCATTCCCGGCGCCACGCCCGCTTCGACCATTTCCGGCATCATTGCCGACGAAATGGCCATCGGCGTCATCAACACCAAGACCACGGCTGTGCGCCTTATTCCCGTGCCCGGCAAGGGCGTTGGCGAAGAAGTGTCTTTTGGCGGTCTGCTCGGCAAGGCTGCCATCATTCCCGTGCCCAAGGGCGATGCCACAGACTTTATCGGCCTTGGCGGTCGCATCCCTGCGCCTATTCACAGCCTCAAAAACTAG
- the lysS gene encoding lysine--tRNA ligase: MLESFAAREGLNEVVKNRVVKSCDLLDAGVPLFPNDFRKEHDVAWVLDKFGALEGDSLDSQEDVFAIAGRIVSLRSFGKVAFFHIMDQSGRIQCYASREHMDEANYTVVKKLDVGDIVGVSGHLFRTKTGELTIACRKIKLITRSMRPLPEKYHGLTDMETRYRQRYVDLIVTPRAREIFFKRSLIVREFRRFMEDHGFMEVETPMMQPLAGGAAAKPFKTHHNALDLPLFLRIAPELYLKRLLVGGFEKVFELNRNFRNEGIDTRHNPEFTMCEFYWAYATFEDLMDFTEQLIAHLAMTACGTTVVPYQGEMIDLTPGKWTRLSFYDSLTQVGGHSPEFYNDYGKVKAYIRSRGEKAADSESLQKLHAKLFDLDVEGKLIQPHFIYHYPTEISPLSRRNDEHPELTDRFELFITGRELSNAFSELNDPVDQRLRFEDQVREREAGDDEAHSMDQDYLRALEYGMPPAAGQGVGIDRLVMLLTDCASIREVILFPLLRPEV, from the coding sequence ATGCTGGAAAGTTTCGCCGCGCGCGAAGGCCTCAACGAAGTCGTCAAAAACAGAGTTGTCAAATCGTGCGACCTTTTGGATGCGGGCGTTCCGCTTTTCCCCAACGACTTCCGCAAGGAACACGACGTCGCCTGGGTGCTGGACAAATTCGGCGCTCTTGAAGGCGACTCCCTGGACAGCCAGGAAGACGTGTTTGCCATTGCGGGCCGCATAGTTTCCCTGCGCTCGTTCGGCAAGGTGGCCTTCTTCCATATTATGGATCAGAGTGGTCGCATCCAATGTTACGCCTCGCGCGAACACATGGATGAAGCAAACTACACTGTGGTCAAAAAGCTCGATGTGGGCGACATCGTGGGCGTTTCCGGCCACCTGTTCCGCACCAAGACGGGCGAACTCACCATTGCCTGCCGCAAGATCAAGCTCATCACGCGCTCCATGCGTCCCCTGCCGGAAAAATATCACGGCCTCACAGACATGGAAACGCGCTACCGCCAGCGCTATGTTGACCTTATCGTCACACCACGCGCGCGCGAAATTTTCTTTAAACGTAGCCTGATTGTGCGCGAATTCCGCCGCTTTATGGAAGACCACGGCTTTATGGAAGTGGAAACTCCCATGATGCAGCCGCTGGCTGGCGGCGCTGCGGCCAAGCCTTTCAAAACGCACCACAATGCCCTTGATTTGCCCCTGTTTTTGCGCATTGCGCCCGAACTCTACCTCAAGCGGCTGCTGGTGGGCGGATTTGAAAAGGTCTTTGAACTGAACCGCAACTTCCGCAACGAAGGTATCGATACGCGCCATAACCCGGAATTCACCATGTGCGAATTCTACTGGGCCTATGCCACGTTTGAAGACCTCATGGATTTTACGGAACAGCTTATTGCCCACCTTGCCATGACTGCCTGCGGCACCACAGTGGTACCCTATCAGGGCGAAATGATCGACCTCACGCCCGGCAAGTGGACGCGCCTCAGCTTCTACGATTCGCTCACCCAGGTGGGCGGGCATTCGCCGGAATTCTACAACGATTACGGCAAAGTCAAGGCCTATATCCGCTCGCGTGGTGAAAAGGCCGCCGACAGTGAAAGCCTGCAAAAGCTGCATGCCAAACTTTTTGATCTTGATGTGGAAGGCAAGCTCATTCAGCCCCACTTCATCTATCATTACCCAACGGAAATCTCGCCGCTTTCGCGCCGCAATGACGAGCATCCGGAACTGACGGATCGCTTTGAGCTGTTCATCACCGGGCGCGAGCTATCCAACGCATTTTCCGAGCTCAATGACCCCGTGGATCAGCGCCTGCGCTTTGAAGATCAGGTGCGCGAGCGCGAAGCGGGCGATGACGAAGCCCACAGCATGGATCAGGATTACCTGCGCGCCCTCGAATACGGCATGCCCCCGGCTGCGGGCCAGGGCGTAGGCATTGACCGTCTGGTCATGCTGCTTACCGACTGCGCCTCAATCCGTGAAGTTATTCTCTTCCCCTTGCTGCGCCCAGAAGTGTAA
- a CDS encoding TSUP family transporter, protein MLDFSLATYVIGIAAAFGGGFIDSIAGGGGLITMPALLLSGVPPHQSLGINKVSACLGTTVALGNFARSNLVLWRVALAGIAFSLVGSWAGSRLALLLDAAVLGKVLVALLPIGMCATLLPKKERKQTPLPHSGPRFWIPVAFVCLVMGGYDGFFGPGTGSFLILAFHWILRMGLMEASATSKVLNLASNFAGAVVFIINGVVVWSLALPMAAACCLGNWMGSRMAIRVGPAAVRRFLTISLSLLLLTLVWQYFLAPSMH, encoded by the coding sequence GTGTTGGATTTCAGTCTTGCTACATACGTCATTGGCATAGCCGCGGCATTTGGCGGCGGATTTATTGATTCCATCGCTGGCGGCGGAGGGCTTATCACCATGCCCGCCCTGCTGCTCTCCGGTGTACCGCCGCACCAGTCCCTGGGCATCAACAAGGTCAGCGCCTGCCTTGGCACCACGGTTGCCCTTGGCAACTTTGCCCGCAGTAATCTGGTATTGTGGCGGGTAGCCTTGGCGGGCATCGCTTTTTCACTGGTTGGCTCGTGGGCTGGGTCACGCCTTGCCCTGCTGCTGGACGCGGCTGTTCTTGGCAAGGTGCTGGTGGCCTTGCTGCCCATAGGCATGTGCGCAACCCTGTTGCCCAAAAAAGAACGCAAGCAAACACCCCTGCCGCACTCAGGCCCCCGCTTCTGGATTCCCGTGGCCTTTGTGTGCCTTGTTATGGGCGGCTATGACGGATTTTTCGGCCCCGGCACCGGGAGCTTTCTTATCCTCGCCTTTCACTGGATTCTGCGCATGGGCCTGATGGAAGCCTCCGCCACCTCCAAGGTGCTCAACCTTGCCTCGAACTTTGCCGGAGCCGTGGTTTTCATCATCAACGGCGTGGTGGTGTGGAGTCTGGCCCTGCCCATGGCCGCAGCCTGCTGCCTCGGCAACTGGATGGGAAGCCGCATGGCTATTCGCGTGGGGCCTGCGGCTGTGCGCCGCTTTTTGACCATTTCGCTCAGCCTCTTGCTGCTTACCCTGGTATGGCAGTATTTTCTGGCTCCGAGCATGCATTAA
- a CDS encoding lipoprotein-releasing ABC transporter permease subunit — protein MSFELFVALRYLFSRRKQTFIYIISIMSILGVAIGVGALVVVLGVYNGLTTDMRDKILGANAHAIVMSYIPSAFENRTDLLDRVRSVKGVTGATPFIYTEVMLSAGGGVKGVVLRGIDPQSAPAVLSMLRQMRVGSAADLEREGAPGLIIGEELAKRLGLGMGSRVNLLSPSGQKTTSGYAPRVRPFEVVGIFKTGMFEYDSSLGFVTLNAARDVLGLPENYLSGVELTVADVYKADKTAAEVSTELGSPFYVRSWMEMNANLFAALKLEKIGMFILLAMVVLIGSFSIVTTLVMLVMEKTRDIAIMMSMGATSGMIRHIFMFQGTIIGVVGTLLGYAFGLSLGWLLKRYQFIKLPENVYTLDHLPIIITLSDVLIIGASAMLLCFLATLYPARQASRLQPAEALRYE, from the coding sequence ATGTCATTTGAACTATTCGTTGCCCTGCGCTACCTCTTTTCGAGGCGAAAGCAGACATTCATCTACATCATATCGATCATGTCCATTCTGGGCGTGGCTATCGGCGTTGGTGCGCTGGTGGTGGTGCTTGGCGTGTACAACGGCCTCACCACCGACATGCGGGACAAAATCCTTGGGGCCAATGCCCACGCCATTGTCATGTCCTATATCCCCTCGGCCTTTGAGAACCGCACCGACCTTCTGGACCGGGTGCGTTCCGTCAAGGGCGTGACCGGGGCAACCCCCTTTATTTACACGGAAGTCATGCTTTCCGCTGGCGGCGGCGTCAAGGGCGTGGTCTTGCGGGGCATTGACCCGCAGTCGGCCCCTGCGGTGCTTTCCATGCTGCGCCAGATGCGCGTTGGTTCTGCCGCCGACCTTGAGCGCGAAGGCGCGCCAGGGCTTATTATTGGCGAGGAACTGGCCAAACGCCTTGGGCTTGGCATGGGCAGCCGCGTGAACCTGCTTTCTCCCTCAGGGCAAAAAACCACCTCGGGCTACGCGCCGCGTGTGCGCCCCTTTGAAGTGGTGGGCATTTTCAAGACAGGCATGTTTGAATACGACTCCTCGCTGGGTTTTGTTACGCTCAACGCGGCGCGCGATGTGCTGGGCCTGCCGGAAAATTATCTTTCGGGCGTGGAACTGACCGTGGCCGATGTATACAAGGCGGACAAAACCGCAGCCGAAGTTTCAACCGAGCTTGGCTCGCCCTTCTACGTGCGCTCGTGGATGGAAATGAACGCCAACCTTTTTGCAGCGCTCAAGCTGGAAAAAATCGGCATGTTCATTCTGCTGGCCATGGTGGTGCTTATCGGTTCTTTCTCCATTGTAACAACACTGGTCATGCTGGTTATGGAAAAAACCCGCGACATCGCCATTATGATGTCCATGGGGGCTACAAGCGGCATGATACGGCATATTTTCATGTTTCAGGGAACAATCATCGGGGTTGTCGGCACATTGCTTGGCTATGCATTTGGGCTTTCGCTCGGCTGGCTGCTCAAGCGCTACCAGTTCATCAAGTTGCCTGAAAACGTCTATACCCTCGATCATCTGCCCATTATCATCACCCTCTCCGATGTACTCATCATTGGCGCAAGCGCCATGCTGCTGTGCTTTCTGGCCACCCTTTACCCGGCACGGCAGGCATCACGCCTGCAACCGGCAGAAGCCCTGCGCTACGAATAG
- a CDS encoding methyl-accepting chemotaxis protein, with protein MKMGLLSKMLLSILTPAIAGLLLVAGVNYKISESNLREQIINDARALLRCQSIGLHAMLKVMEESLAMVAADNRVILYLDAVNDKMPEVMTRTLFNDADAALNTFVTLNSYFEFCGVAGKDGIAIAHHLDGEKHPSKSVGVSFTDRSYYQRAMQGQKTITGVISKTTGRVATIIGLPIMRNDKPEGLVWAGVDNENLARTTTSQIDFGTKGGIYAYDTKGMVMLSRDPKAFGRDDSKKPHVVEILKKPEGLVRFTGEDGSNKSVFYRAMPEVGWVLCLEVDRDEIYTPMRIMLGNSMMLTFASALVVGLIIFFAARAIARLLRSISGIAESVAEGRLETTPAEKAMLFAAEKRRDEFSTLASGMEHMVGNIQTLLQESEQKARDAQQATEEARLATARAEEAAQRAENAKREGMLAAAGQLEEVVAIISSASSQLSGQIEQSEQIAAQSAQRLSEAATAMSQMNVTVQEVARNASSASAVSAETRTNAESGANIVENALQSIGQVQKVSLALKDDMTKLNQHAQAITQIMNVISDIADQTNLLALNAAIEAARAGDAGRGFAVVADEVRKLAEKTMASTNDVGNAISAIQQSASQSVAAMDKALMEVNTATEFANQSGAALRDIVSNVEATADQVSAIATASEEQSAASEEINQSIVQVNAMSGQTSQAMGQATKAVADLAQQARRLSELIEAMKRG; from the coding sequence ATGAAAATGGGGCTGCTGAGCAAGATGCTCCTGTCCATTCTTACTCCGGCAATTGCAGGACTGCTGCTGGTTGCTGGTGTGAACTATAAAATTTCTGAAAGCAACTTGCGCGAGCAGATTATCAACGATGCAAGGGCGCTGCTGCGCTGCCAAAGCATCGGCCTGCACGCCATGCTGAAGGTGATGGAAGAATCGCTCGCCATGGTTGCCGCCGACAACCGGGTTATTTTATATCTTGACGCTGTCAACGATAAAATGCCTGAAGTCATGACGCGTACGCTGTTCAACGATGCGGATGCCGCACTCAATACATTTGTTACGCTCAATTCCTACTTTGAATTTTGCGGTGTTGCCGGAAAGGACGGCATAGCCATTGCCCATCACCTGGATGGCGAAAAACACCCCAGCAAATCCGTAGGGGTGAGTTTTACTGACCGCTCGTACTACCAGCGCGCCATGCAAGGCCAGAAAACCATTACTGGCGTGATCAGCAAAACCACGGGCAGGGTTGCAACCATCATAGGCCTGCCCATCATGCGCAATGACAAGCCCGAAGGCCTCGTATGGGCAGGCGTTGACAACGAAAATCTCGCCCGCACCACCACAAGCCAGATTGATTTCGGCACCAAGGGCGGTATCTATGCCTATGACACCAAGGGCATGGTGATGCTGAGCCGTGACCCCAAGGCATTTGGGCGGGATGACAGCAAAAAACCCCATGTTGTGGAGATACTGAAAAAACCTGAGGGATTGGTGAGATTTACGGGTGAAGACGGCAGCAACAAATCTGTCTTTTACCGGGCCATGCCGGAAGTCGGCTGGGTTCTTTGCCTGGAAGTGGACAGAGACGAAATCTACACACCCATGCGGATAATGCTGGGCAACTCCATGATGCTGACTTTTGCTAGCGCCCTTGTGGTTGGGCTGATTATCTTCTTTGCGGCGCGGGCCATCGCGCGACTGCTCAGGAGCATTTCCGGTATTGCGGAATCCGTTGCTGAGGGTCGCCTTGAAACAACCCCTGCAGAAAAAGCCATGCTCTTTGCCGCAGAAAAACGCCGTGATGAATTCAGCACGCTGGCATCGGGCATGGAACACATGGTTGGCAATATCCAAACACTGCTGCAAGAAAGCGAGCAAAAAGCCAGAGACGCCCAGCAGGCAACTGAAGAAGCCAGACTTGCTACCGCGCGCGCTGAAGAAGCGGCCCAAAGGGCAGAGAATGCCAAGCGGGAAGGCATGTTGGCTGCAGCGGGGCAACTGGAAGAAGTGGTCGCCATTATTTCTTCTGCCTCAAGCCAGCTTTCCGGGCAGATTGAGCAGTCGGAGCAGATAGCCGCGCAGTCGGCCCAGCGCCTCAGCGAGGCCGCAACTGCCATGAGTCAGATGAATGTGACCGTGCAGGAAGTGGCCCGCAACGCCTCCTCGGCCTCGGCAGTTTCTGCCGAAACGCGCACCAATGCAGAAAGCGGCGCAAATATTGTGGAAAACGCCCTCCAAAGCATCGGGCAGGTGCAAAAGGTTTCGCTGGCGCTCAAGGACGACATGACCAAGCTGAACCAGCATGCCCAGGCAATTACCCAGATCATGAACGTGATCTCGGACATTGCCGACCAGACCAACCTGCTGGCCCTCAACGCCGCCATCGAAGCTGCCCGCGCTGGCGATGCCGGGCGCGGATTTGCCGTGGTGGCCGATGAAGTGCGCAAGCTGGCGGAAAAAACCATGGCCTCCACCAATGATGTGGGCAATGCGATATCTGCCATCCAGCAGAGCGCTTCGCAAAGCGTGGCCGCCATGGACAAGGCTCTGATGGAAGTAAACACGGCCACCGAATTTGCCAACCAGTCGGGTGCCGCCCTGCGGGATATTGTGAGCAATGTAGAGGCCACTGCCGATCAGGTAAGCGCCATTGCAACCGCCAGTGAGGAACAATCCGCCGCCAGTGAAGAAATCAACCAGTCCATCGTGCAGGTCAACGCCATGTCCGGCCAGACTTCGCAGGCGATGGGCCAGGCCACAAAGGCCGTGGCCGACCTTGCCCAGCAGGCGCGCAGACTGAGCGAACTTATTGAGGCCATGAAACGGGGCTAA
- a CDS encoding methyl-accepting chemotaxis protein, whose translation MKLGLLAKMGISILTPAIVGLMLVAGVCYKMSEEILREQIATDMSALLECQSIGLDAVFSGIEQGLQTMTENQRIRDQVEAYSRNKSDAFEGSLFTRADQALDSFVTNNDMVSSAAIIAMDGTVLGYRVDKQQGKNKFVGTNFSDKEYFAKSKNGQPSVVGMVDAATGEVYTVLAMPLKLDGKNMAVLAAGIDNKILGKNTTDKIKIGQKGMVYVYDLQGRVALHPDGKVIGRNDSKIAHVAALLQQKEGRTRFDIGNGEKGLYYKPLPHEGWILCVEFDRGEIFKPTSDLLTNASLLTLACALIVGTMIFFSARGIVRMVGGISSVAEAVAGGRLETNDKERALFDVAEKRGDEFSTLAAGMRRMVQSIRHLLSESEHKTQAAQHATEEAEKATARAEEAARQAESAKREGMLTAAGQLEEVVSVISAASTELSAQIEQSDKSAVESAQRLAEAATAMNEMNATVQEVARNASAASAVSAETRANAERGANIVENALQSIGQVHKVSLALKGDMTTLNQHAQAITQIMNVISDIADQTNLLALNAAIEAARAGEAGRGFAVVADEVRKLAEKTMASTNDVGNAISAIQGSAGQSVAAMDKALAEVEKAAELAKQSGEALQGIVTKVEESADQVSAIATASEQQSATSDEINQSIVSVNEMSSQTAQAMGEASRAVSELARQAERMSELISEMKRG comes from the coding sequence ATGAAACTCGGATTACTTGCGAAAATGGGAATTTCCATCCTCACGCCTGCAATAGTGGGGCTGATGCTTGTGGCAGGGGTTTGCTACAAGATGTCAGAAGAAATCCTGCGCGAGCAGATTGCCACAGATATGAGCGCCTTGCTTGAGTGTCAGAGTATCGGGCTTGACGCAGTGTTTTCAGGGATAGAACAGGGCCTGCAAACCATGACCGAGAACCAGCGGATCAGGGATCAGGTGGAGGCCTACTCCCGCAACAAATCGGATGCCTTTGAGGGTTCCCTGTTTACGCGGGCAGACCAGGCGCTTGATTCTTTTGTGACAAATAACGATATGGTTTCTTCCGCTGCTATCATTGCCATGGACGGCACCGTGCTTGGGTACCGCGTCGATAAGCAGCAGGGGAAGAACAAGTTTGTCGGCACCAATTTTTCTGACAAGGAATACTTTGCAAAGAGCAAGAATGGCCAACCCAGTGTTGTCGGCATGGTAGATGCCGCCACTGGCGAGGTCTACACCGTGCTCGCCATGCCGCTCAAGCTGGACGGGAAAAACATGGCTGTGCTTGCTGCGGGCATAGACAATAAAATTCTGGGCAAAAATACCACGGATAAGATCAAGATCGGCCAGAAGGGCATGGTCTACGTATATGATCTTCAGGGGCGCGTAGCACTGCACCCTGATGGAAAGGTCATTGGGCGCAACGACAGCAAGATTGCCCATGTGGCGGCCCTGTTGCAGCAAAAAGAAGGCCGCACCCGATTTGACATTGGCAATGGCGAAAAGGGCTTGTACTACAAGCCGCTGCCGCATGAAGGCTGGATTTTGTGCGTGGAATTTGACCGTGGAGAAATCTTCAAACCCACCAGCGACCTGCTGACCAACGCCAGCCTGCTTACTCTGGCCTGTGCGCTGATAGTAGGAACCATGATCTTTTTCTCGGCCCGGGGCATTGTGCGCATGGTGGGCGGCATTTCTAGCGTGGCCGAAGCCGTTGCTGGTGGTCGCCTTGAAACCAACGACAAGGAACGCGCCCTGTTTGACGTTGCTGAAAAGCGTGGAGACGAATTCAGCACACTTGCTGCGGGCATGCGGCGCATGGTGCAAAGCATCAGACACCTTTTGAGCGAAAGTGAACACAAAACCCAGGCTGCGCAGCACGCTACGGAAGAGGCGGAAAAAGCCACAGCCAGAGCCGAAGAAGCTGCACGCCAGGCCGAGAGCGCCAAGCGCGAGGGCATGCTGACGGCAGCGGGGCAACTGGAAGAAGTGGTGAGTGTTATTTCCGCCGCTTCCACAGAGCTTTCCGCACAGATCGAGCAGTCGGACAAGAGCGCCGTGGAATCCGCCCAGCGTCTGGCCGAGGCCGCCACTGCCATGAATGAAATGAACGCCACCGTGCAGGAAGTTGCCCGTAATGCCTCCGCGGCTTCGGCAGTGTCTGCGGAAACGCGGGCCAATGCCGAACGTGGTGCGAATATTGTGGAAAACGCCTTGCAGAGCATAGGGCAGGTGCACAAGGTTTCGCTGGCACTCAAGGGTGACATGACCACGCTGAACCAGCATGCCCAGGCCATCACCCAGATCATGAACGTGATCTCGGACATCGCCGACCAGACCAACCTGCTGGCGCTCAATGCCGCCATTGAGGCCGCCCGCGCGGGCGAGGCCGGGCGCGGTTTTGCCGTGGTGGCCGATGAAGTGCGCAAACTGGCGGAAAAAACCATGGCCTCCACCAATGACGTGGGCAATGCCATTTCTGCCATCCAGGGCAGCGCGGGACAGAGCGTTGCCGCTATGGACAAGGCGCTGGCGGAGGTGGAAAAGGCCGCCGAGCTTGCAAAGCAGTCTGGTGAGGCCTTGCAGGGGATTGTAACCAAGGTCGAGGAATCGGCAGATCAGGTGAGCGCCATCGCGACGGCCAGCGAGCAGCAGTCCGCCACCAGCGACGAGATCAACCAGTCCATTGTCAGCGTCAACGAAATGTCCAGCCAGACGGCGCAGGCCATGGGTGAGGCTTCCCGGGCCGTGAGCGAGCTTGCCCGGCAGGCCGAGCGCATGAGTGAACTTATCAGCGAGATGAAGCGCGGCTAG
- a CDS encoding DMT family protein, with the protein MQIPIPVSTVGLLFCSNLFMTFAWYGHLRYRSTALPLVIITSWAIAFFEYVLQVPANRIGYGYFSAAELKTIQEVISLTVFMGFSAFWLHEPLRWNHLVGFALIVLAAWVIFKEW; encoded by the coding sequence ATGCAGATACCAATTCCCGTCAGCACCGTGGGCCTGCTGTTCTGTTCCAATCTTTTCATGACCTTTGCATGGTACGGGCACCTGCGCTATAGAAGCACCGCCCTGCCGCTGGTTATCATTACAAGCTGGGCCATCGCCTTTTTTGAATATGTTTTGCAAGTACCTGCCAACAGAATAGGCTACGGCTATTTTTCAGCGGCAGAACTGAAAACCATTCAAGAAGTCATCTCCCTGACTGTTTTCATGGGCTTTTCCGCTTTTTGGCTGCACGAGCCGTTGCGCTGGAACCACCTTGTGGGTTTTGCGCTTATTGTGCTGGCTGCATGGGTTATCTTTAAGGAATGGTAG